Proteins encoded by one window of Akkermansia muciniphila ATCC BAA-835:
- a CDS encoding PEP-CTERM sorting domain-containing protein, whose translation MKTKYLALLIAAMGSSLSFGASIDGLDAAYSKDSTVYDGTSGDALTVSSPTTIGVNNTAHWTMAFTISGLGSTSESNVGLLFTYNTGSYKNLEGLGFQLSESGDLTLCAGGFAYNGGSNSSPWKAQTFSDYSTSKPLTLFYTFNAGNVSISAMLGNDTSTLTTLTTLSSGASFSNQNMTQINFSAKDASGNTWSAPNGITGEYTLNNFDLYTAVLTEDQMREYALSAVPEPAAASLGLLGLGIFLMRRRRA comes from the coding sequence ATGAAGACTAAATATCTTGCCCTCCTGATCGCCGCCATGGGAAGCAGCCTGTCCTTCGGGGCTTCCATCGACGGCCTGGACGCGGCTTATTCAAAAGATTCCACCGTCTATGACGGAACCTCCGGCGATGCGTTGACTGTATCCTCCCCCACGACTATTGGCGTAAACAACACCGCCCACTGGACAATGGCTTTCACGATTTCCGGTCTGGGAAGCACTTCAGAGTCAAATGTAGGATTGCTGTTTACCTATAATACCGGCTCTTACAAAAATCTGGAAGGGTTGGGGTTTCAACTTTCGGAGTCAGGAGATCTCACCCTGTGCGCCGGAGGTTTTGCTTACAACGGAGGCTCTAATTCCTCCCCCTGGAAAGCACAAACGTTTTCCGATTATTCCACCAGCAAGCCTCTGACCCTGTTTTACACATTCAATGCAGGGAATGTCTCTATCTCCGCCATGCTGGGCAACGACACATCCACACTGACCACGCTGACCACATTGAGCAGCGGCGCTTCCTTCAGCAACCAAAACATGACCCAGATCAATTTTTCCGCCAAAGACGCCTCCGGAAACACATGGAGCGCTCCGAACGGAATCACGGGAGAATACACCTTGAATAATTTTGACCTGTACACGGCCGTTTTGACAGAAGACCAGATGAGGGAATATGCCCTGAGCGCCGTTCCGGAACCGGCTGCGGCCTCTCTCGGCCTGCTGGGGCTGGGTATCTTTCTGATGCGCCGCCGCAGGGCCTGA
- a CDS encoding efflux RND transporter periplasmic adaptor subunit — protein MYNKPLTFAATTLLLCSPVMILTSCEGEKDSAAQAPALVPEVQVTKLVTKDVPIRQEWVGTLRGTEDAEIRSQVTGYLLSKDYRDGAYVKKGQVLFQIDPRPFQATLDQAQGRLEQYEATLKKYKLDVERYTPLVKTGSVSRKQLDDALQQVQETEAAIATAKAQVDEAKINLKFTTITAPISGLAGLATPSIGNLLTPSSPTPLTTISSIDPIRVDFSVSERDFLNSMDNNLTRQKHLKFDVILANGTEYPMQGEPVAIDRNVDAQTGTINIVGHIPNPNLTLRPGMFVRVRATVKTLENAALVPPRAILSAQSAKFIIYLDDKNIPHMQVVNLGPVVDGMQVINIIPMPHSTFTKDSPIVVEGIMQAAKVQGQAPVKPLPYKPVVSQPVMPSIGAQSFEKARTPEGMKDGEAQPSAK, from the coding sequence ATGTATAATAAGCCTTTGACGTTTGCCGCAACAACCCTGCTCCTTTGCTCCCCGGTGATGATATTAACTTCCTGCGAAGGGGAAAAGGATTCCGCAGCCCAGGCGCCGGCGCTCGTTCCCGAAGTGCAGGTGACCAAACTGGTCACGAAGGATGTTCCCATCAGGCAGGAATGGGTGGGCACCCTGCGCGGCACGGAAGATGCCGAAATCCGCTCCCAGGTGACGGGATACCTTCTTTCCAAGGATTACCGGGACGGCGCTTATGTCAAGAAGGGCCAGGTGCTTTTCCAGATTGATCCCCGCCCGTTCCAGGCAACGCTGGACCAGGCCCAGGGGAGACTGGAACAATATGAAGCCACGCTGAAAAAATACAAGCTGGACGTGGAACGCTATACCCCGCTGGTGAAAACCGGCTCCGTCAGCCGCAAGCAGCTGGACGACGCCCTGCAGCAGGTCCAGGAAACGGAAGCCGCCATCGCCACGGCAAAGGCCCAGGTGGATGAAGCAAAAATCAATCTTAAATTCACCACCATTACAGCCCCCATTTCCGGCCTGGCCGGCCTGGCAACCCCTTCCATCGGCAACCTGCTGACGCCCTCCAGCCCCACGCCGCTGACCACCATTTCCTCCATTGACCCCATTCGGGTGGATTTCTCCGTAAGCGAACGGGACTTCCTGAACTCCATGGACAATAATCTGACCAGGCAGAAGCACCTCAAATTTGACGTGATTCTTGCCAACGGCACGGAATATCCCATGCAGGGCGAACCCGTGGCCATTGACAGGAATGTGGATGCCCAGACCGGTACCATCAACATCGTCGGGCATATTCCCAATCCGAACCTGACGCTGCGGCCCGGCATGTTCGTCCGCGTCCGCGCCACGGTGAAAACGCTGGAAAACGCCGCGCTGGTGCCTCCGCGCGCCATTCTGTCCGCCCAGAGCGCCAAATTCATCATTTACCTGGATGACAAGAACATTCCCCACATGCAGGTCGTCAACCTCGGCCCCGTTGTTGACGGCATGCAGGTAATCAACATCATTCCCATGCCGCACTCCACCTTCACGAAGGACAGCCCCATCGTGGTGGAGGGAATCATGCAGGCGGCCAAGGTGCAGGGACAAGCCCCCGTCAAGCCGCTTCCCTACAAGCCCGTAGTTTCCCAGCCCGTCATGCCCTCCATAGGGGCCCAGTCCTTTGAAAAGGCCAGGACGCCAGAAGGCATGAAGGATGGAGAAGCCCAGCCGTCCGCCAAGTAA
- a CDS encoding M3 family metallopeptidase — protein MSLLRQSLHLFFLFLSVALPSPAATSAHPFLDRERPIRWSRLTQDKLEPDIQEAMRLTRTAIEEISRLRPEEMTYENTFGALEKSNDLLTEGMCKAYVLKSLCDSGELRKAMDSVAPRVSAFLSSVTKDQALWKVLKTAEERLRQTHLNPEQERYMELSMQSFRDNGADLPPDKRARLESIDRELTLASQRFNNLYMDARKSWTWTVRNAALLEGIDGSALQQAREEFLKRQPGQSGPGWTFTLDSAASARVMEKARREECRKDLWEHRQSLATGTCDTEPVIREILSLRREKAHLCGYKEYPDYALRESMAENGENAIKFVNELLDKIKAPFFREMETLRSLKARLTGQENARLNPWDVAYYANLRAEEHFRLDQEELRRHFPLPRVLDGLFSLAERLYGIRVKEVPARQSLSGIPAGESAGTVEVWHPDVRFFTIDDGNGNQLGSFYLDLFSRSNKRAGAWMNTLDTGSPSTPETPGKPRLGMVCLNIHPPAAGDTVILSHREVRTLFHEFGHLLHLMFTRVSIPSLAGTSVPRDFVEVPSQFMENWCWRPDVLKSFARHERTGLPIPEEMLNSLDASRGNTPALALAGQLLYAKMDLAVHSEPERFSAGSLDDVDSAVAGDMDYFKDFKRAGKLRTARHLFSSPAGYASFYFSYQWAEVLDKDIFEAFERAGGQDRETAGKFRKTILEKGYAVPPMRQFMDFMGRKPRMDAMLRKRRLAS, from the coding sequence ATGAGTTTACTCAGGCAGTCTCTTCATCTCTTTTTCCTCTTCCTCTCCGTGGCCCTTCCCTCCCCGGCGGCCACTTCCGCCCACCCTTTCCTGGACAGGGAGCGTCCCATCCGCTGGAGCCGGCTGACCCAGGACAAGCTGGAACCGGATATTCAGGAAGCCATGCGCCTCACCCGGACAGCCATAGAGGAAATCAGCCGCCTCCGTCCGGAAGAAATGACGTATGAAAATACGTTCGGCGCGCTGGAGAAAAGCAATGACCTCCTTACGGAAGGCATGTGCAAGGCTTATGTCCTGAAAAGCCTGTGCGACAGCGGGGAACTTCGCAAGGCCATGGATTCGGTCGCTCCCCGCGTGTCCGCCTTCCTTTCCTCCGTCACGAAAGACCAGGCCCTGTGGAAAGTCCTGAAAACCGCGGAGGAACGCCTGCGGCAAACTCACCTGAACCCCGAACAGGAACGGTACATGGAGCTAAGCATGCAGAGCTTCCGGGATAACGGCGCTGATCTGCCGCCGGACAAGCGCGCACGGCTTGAGTCCATTGACAGGGAACTGACGCTCGCCTCCCAGCGTTTCAACAATTTGTATATGGATGCCAGGAAATCCTGGACCTGGACGGTGCGGAACGCCGCCCTTCTGGAAGGGATAGACGGAAGCGCCCTGCAGCAGGCGCGTGAAGAATTTCTGAAGCGCCAGCCCGGCCAGTCCGGTCCGGGCTGGACGTTCACGCTTGATTCCGCGGCTTCCGCCCGGGTCATGGAAAAAGCCCGGAGGGAAGAATGCCGGAAAGATTTATGGGAACACCGCCAGTCTCTGGCTACGGGAACATGCGACACGGAACCCGTCATCAGGGAAATCCTCTCCCTGCGCCGTGAAAAGGCGCATTTGTGCGGATATAAGGAATACCCGGATTACGCCCTGCGCGAGAGCATGGCGGAAAACGGGGAAAACGCCATAAAGTTCGTCAATGAGCTGCTGGACAAGATCAAGGCCCCCTTTTTCCGTGAAATGGAAACGCTCCGCAGCCTGAAGGCCCGCCTTACGGGGCAGGAAAACGCCCGCCTGAATCCCTGGGACGTGGCATATTACGCCAATCTCCGGGCAGAAGAACATTTCCGGCTGGACCAGGAGGAGCTGCGCCGCCACTTTCCCCTTCCCCGCGTGCTGGACGGCCTGTTTTCCCTGGCGGAGCGGCTGTACGGCATCCGCGTGAAGGAAGTTCCGGCGCGGCAGTCCCTCTCCGGCATCCCGGCAGGCGAATCCGCCGGAACCGTGGAAGTATGGCATCCGGACGTACGCTTTTTCACGATTGACGACGGCAACGGCAACCAACTGGGTTCCTTTTACCTGGATCTTTTCTCCCGTAGCAATAAACGGGCCGGAGCGTGGATGAACACCCTGGATACGGGCAGCCCGTCCACGCCGGAGACCCCGGGCAAGCCGCGCCTGGGCATGGTCTGCCTCAATATCCATCCCCCCGCGGCAGGAGACACGGTGATACTGTCCCACCGGGAAGTCAGGACTTTATTCCATGAGTTCGGCCACTTGCTGCACCTGATGTTTACCAGGGTTTCCATTCCTTCCCTGGCGGGGACCAGCGTGCCGCGGGATTTTGTGGAAGTCCCCTCCCAATTCATGGAAAACTGGTGCTGGCGGCCGGACGTGCTGAAAAGCTTTGCGCGCCATGAACGAACGGGACTCCCCATTCCGGAGGAAATGCTGAACTCTCTGGACGCCTCCCGCGGCAATACGCCTGCCCTCGCGCTGGCCGGGCAGCTCCTGTACGCAAAGATGGACCTGGCCGTGCATTCGGAACCGGAACGCTTCTCCGCCGGCTCTCTTGATGATGTGGATTCCGCCGTAGCGGGAGATATGGATTATTTCAAAGATTTCAAAAGAGCCGGCAAGCTGCGCACGGCGCGTCACTTGTTTTCCTCTCCTGCGGGCTATGCCTCCTTTTATTTCTCCTACCAATGGGCGGAAGTTTTGGACAAAGATATTTTTGAAGCCTTTGAACGGGCCGGAGGCCAGGACAGGGAAACGGCAGGAAAATTCCGGAAAACCATTCTGGAAAAAGGCTATGCTGTCCCGCCCATGCGGCAGTTCATGGATTTCATGGGAAGAAAGCCGCGCATGGACGCCATGCTCCGCAAGAGGCGGCTGGCATCCTGA
- a CDS encoding efflux transporter outer membrane subunit, translating into MRTNPYITRAILLGTAFAASSCMMGPDFKPVDMPMPAAFRGAPAATESIADLPWWKVFKNKDLQDLLTDTYNNNRDLKATMARVEKARQYITITEAPLFPWADYSGSVSKGSNYTGGSIAQTTGTTLTPGAIDAGISWELDIWGKTRRMTEAARADYLASDEGQRALMLSLLRQVADSYLQLLQLDEQLAIVQKSVESYSESLRLFDEQLEGQVGDRLQVASAKAALASSQAQIPAIQVQIANLENAVSVLAGRAPGHIRRSGSTRDIAYNVKVPAGIPAYILSRRPDVRQSEYQLRAANAEVGVAIANYFPTISLTAAGGLASADLRHVQGRRGGWGLGANLTGPLFQAGKLTASEKAAKAEFLAARNDYEQTVLNALAEVSSTLIQRDKLRSITATQSEAVEAYHTAVKLSFERYRTGLSNYIEVLYAQQNLYPAQIQLSQYYYQHASTLVSLYTALGGGWNMSHKAIMDGPARQ; encoded by the coding sequence ATGCGAACAAACCCATACATCACACGCGCCATCCTGCTGGGAACGGCTTTTGCCGCCTCCTCCTGCATGATGGGCCCCGACTTCAAACCGGTGGACATGCCCATGCCTGCGGCATTCAGGGGAGCCCCTGCAGCGACGGAATCCATTGCGGACCTTCCCTGGTGGAAAGTTTTCAAAAACAAGGACCTTCAGGACCTCCTGACGGACACCTACAATAACAACCGCGATTTGAAAGCTACCATGGCGCGCGTGGAAAAGGCACGCCAGTACATCACCATCACGGAGGCCCCGCTCTTCCCGTGGGCGGATTATTCCGGCTCCGTCAGCAAAGGCTCCAACTATACCGGCGGCAGCATCGCCCAGACTACCGGAACCACACTGACGCCTGGAGCGATTGATGCCGGCATTTCCTGGGAACTGGATATCTGGGGCAAAACGCGCCGGATGACGGAAGCGGCCCGCGCGGATTATCTGGCTTCCGACGAAGGCCAGCGCGCGCTCATGCTTTCCCTGCTCCGCCAGGTGGCGGACTCCTACCTCCAGCTCCTCCAGCTGGACGAACAGCTTGCCATCGTGCAGAAATCCGTGGAATCCTATTCCGAAAGCCTGCGCCTGTTTGACGAACAGCTTGAAGGCCAGGTAGGCGACAGGCTTCAGGTGGCTTCCGCCAAGGCGGCTCTGGCCTCCTCCCAGGCCCAGATTCCCGCCATTCAGGTGCAAATTGCCAATCTGGAAAATGCAGTCTCCGTCCTGGCCGGACGCGCTCCCGGCCATATCCGCCGTTCCGGCAGCACCCGGGACATCGCCTATAACGTCAAGGTTCCCGCCGGCATTCCGGCCTACATCCTTTCCAGAAGGCCTGACGTCCGCCAGAGCGAATACCAGCTGCGCGCCGCCAATGCGGAAGTGGGCGTGGCCATTGCCAATTACTTCCCGACCATCTCCCTGACGGCGGCGGGCGGCCTCGCCTCCGCGGATCTGCGCCACGTGCAGGGGCGCCGCGGCGGCTGGGGCCTGGGAGCCAATCTGACCGGCCCCCTCTTCCAGGCGGGCAAGCTGACGGCTTCCGAAAAGGCGGCCAAGGCCGAATTCCTGGCGGCCAGAAACGATTATGAACAAACGGTTCTCAATGCCCTGGCGGAAGTTTCCAGCACGCTTATCCAGAGGGACAAGCTGCGCAGCATCACCGCCACCCAGTCCGAGGCCGTGGAAGCCTACCACACGGCGGTGAAACTCTCCTTTGAACGCTACCGCACGGGCCTTTCCAATTACATTGAAGTATTGTACGCCCAGCAGAACCTGTACCCCGCTCAGATTCAGCTTTCACAGTATTATTACCAGCACGCCAGCACGCTGGTTTCCCTGTACACGGCCCTGGGCGGCGGCTGGAACATGAGCCACAAGGCTATCATGGACGGCCCTGCCAGGCAGTAA
- a CDS encoding efflux RND transporter permease subunit, giving the protein MSSFFIKHPTIAIVISIVMILLGGLSLMGLPIEQYPNIVPPTIKMQATYPGANAETVANSVASPIEQSISGVVGMDYMTSTNANNGICSLSIVFEVGTDPNMDQTLAYMRYGQATAQIPAEVSQMGITITQSTGSPLAVINLYSPDDSLNAIFLSNYAYVSLVDPVKRVPGVGDVQVFGAGRYAMRIWLDTTKMAAQNISVGEVQSAIQAQNTVIPGGQIGAEPAPPGTEFTYSIQTKGRLQTAEEFGNIIIRADGNKLLYLKDIAKVELGSQTYNVSSKYNGRDSGAIAVYAAPGSNAINTVDALVKLFEDRSRSFPAGMEYNLTLDTTLAVRASIEEIEHTLLEALLLVVLVVFVFLQGWRATLIPAIAVPVSIIATFALFPLLGFTLNTICLMGMVLAIGLVVDDAIVVVEAVESHMERGLTPRQAAFAAMEEVSGPVIAIALVLAAVFLPSLLLPGITGTLFQQFAVTIAISMLISAFNALTLSPALSAILLKPKDPTKGGPLKFFYRVFNRSYDATASGYTKVCHFLTRKLIISIPLLALIAYAIVPVAKKIPNGFLPDEDQGYLFAALIMPEARSLQLTTAAADKVSELIRQNPNVKDVIAISGFSLLTGVQSTNNAFFFVMLKPWEERPNPDQSAQAVTAQLNALLTTKVSEGITMCFQPPAIAGVGSANGVTFMLEDRDGKGTEYLAEQTDIFVKEANKLPIFDPNNNGGVRSVMSFAVEQKDVRLDEEKCATLGVSISEANSLLQAYMGSLFINYITLYGQQWQVYIQAQGSDRTGTDMLKNFYVKNNTGSSVPLSTLVKITDIKGPEFLLRQNLYNSSKLMVTPAQGYSNSQAMEALEKTFEASMPSDMGYSYADMSYQEQKIQNGIGIVQIFLLSSVFVFLILAALYERWSLPLSIFMTVPIAALGAFLGLYWFGYELNLYAQIGLVMLIGLAAKNAILIVEFAVIEMERGKTLMEATLSAARIRLRPILMTSFAFILGCVPLALASGSGAYSRNIIGIVVIAGMTMATVVGIFLIPCSFYFIMKLFRVRIARKTVETEDPDEIIARKHLFHEAHESLKG; this is encoded by the coding sequence ATGTCCAGCTTCTTCATCAAACACCCGACCATTGCCATCGTCATCTCGATCGTGATGATCCTGCTCGGCGGCCTGTCCCTGATGGGGCTGCCCATTGAGCAGTATCCGAACATCGTCCCGCCCACCATCAAGATGCAGGCGACCTACCCGGGCGCGAATGCGGAGACGGTGGCCAATTCCGTAGCCTCCCCCATTGAGCAGTCCATTTCCGGCGTCGTGGGGATGGATTACATGACTTCCACCAACGCCAACAACGGCATTTGCTCCCTGAGCATCGTCTTTGAAGTTGGCACGGACCCCAACATGGACCAGACTCTGGCCTACATGCGCTACGGGCAGGCCACCGCCCAGATTCCCGCGGAGGTCTCCCAGATGGGCATCACCATCACGCAGTCCACAGGCAGCCCGCTGGCCGTAATCAACCTGTATTCTCCGGATGACAGCCTGAACGCCATCTTCCTGAGCAACTATGCCTACGTGAGCCTGGTGGACCCCGTGAAACGCGTTCCCGGCGTGGGCGACGTGCAGGTGTTCGGCGCAGGCCGCTACGCCATGCGCATCTGGCTGGACACCACCAAAATGGCCGCTCAGAACATCTCCGTGGGAGAAGTCCAATCCGCCATCCAGGCGCAGAACACCGTGATTCCCGGCGGCCAGATCGGCGCGGAGCCGGCCCCTCCCGGAACGGAATTCACATACAGCATCCAGACCAAGGGACGCCTTCAGACGGCTGAAGAATTCGGCAACATCATCATCCGTGCGGACGGGAACAAGCTTCTTTACCTGAAAGACATCGCCAAGGTGGAGCTGGGTTCCCAGACTTATAACGTATCCAGTAAATACAACGGCAGGGATTCCGGCGCCATCGCCGTGTACGCCGCTCCCGGCTCCAACGCCATCAACACAGTGGACGCCCTGGTCAAGCTCTTTGAAGACCGCTCCCGCAGCTTCCCCGCCGGAATGGAATACAACCTGACGCTGGACACCACGCTGGCCGTGCGCGCCTCCATTGAGGAAATTGAGCACACGCTGCTGGAAGCCCTCCTGCTGGTGGTTCTGGTGGTGTTCGTCTTCCTGCAAGGCTGGCGCGCCACGCTGATTCCGGCCATCGCCGTTCCGGTTTCCATCATCGCCACCTTCGCGCTGTTTCCGCTCCTGGGCTTCACGTTGAATACCATCTGCCTCATGGGCATGGTGCTGGCCATCGGCCTGGTGGTGGATGACGCCATTGTGGTGGTGGAAGCCGTGGAATCCCACATGGAGCGCGGCCTCACGCCCCGCCAGGCGGCCTTCGCCGCCATGGAGGAAGTATCCGGCCCCGTCATCGCCATCGCCCTGGTGCTGGCGGCGGTGTTCCTGCCCTCCCTGCTGCTGCCGGGCATTACAGGCACGCTCTTCCAGCAGTTTGCCGTGACCATCGCCATTTCCATGCTCATTTCCGCGTTCAACGCGCTGACGCTCTCCCCGGCGCTGTCCGCCATTCTGCTCAAACCCAAGGACCCGACCAAGGGCGGCCCGCTGAAATTCTTCTACCGCGTTTTCAACCGCAGTTATGACGCCACGGCCAGTGGCTACACCAAAGTGTGCCACTTCCTGACCCGCAAGCTCATCATCTCCATTCCGCTGCTGGCTCTGATCGCCTACGCGATTGTCCCCGTAGCCAAGAAAATCCCCAACGGCTTCCTGCCGGACGAAGACCAGGGCTACCTGTTCGCGGCCCTGATCATGCCGGAAGCCCGTTCCCTCCAGCTGACTACGGCCGCCGCGGACAAAGTTTCCGAACTCATCCGCCAGAACCCGAACGTAAAAGACGTGATTGCCATCTCCGGCTTCAGCCTGCTGACGGGCGTGCAGAGCACGAACAACGCCTTCTTCTTCGTCATGCTCAAGCCCTGGGAGGAACGCCCCAATCCGGACCAGAGCGCCCAGGCGGTCACCGCCCAGCTGAACGCCCTGCTGACCACGAAAGTTTCCGAAGGCATCACCATGTGCTTCCAGCCTCCGGCCATTGCGGGGGTAGGTTCCGCCAACGGCGTCACCTTCATGCTGGAAGACCGCGACGGCAAGGGCACGGAATACCTGGCGGAACAAACGGACATCTTTGTGAAGGAAGCGAACAAGCTTCCGATATTCGACCCGAACAACAACGGCGGCGTGCGCAGCGTGATGTCCTTCGCCGTGGAACAGAAAGATGTGCGGCTGGATGAAGAAAAATGCGCCACGCTGGGCGTCAGCATCAGTGAAGCCAACAGCCTGCTCCAGGCCTACATGGGTTCCCTGTTCATCAACTACATCACCCTTTACGGCCAGCAGTGGCAAGTGTACATCCAGGCGCAGGGCAGTGACCGCACCGGAACGGACATGCTCAAAAACTTCTACGTGAAGAACAACACGGGAAGCTCCGTCCCCCTCTCCACCCTCGTGAAAATCACGGATATCAAAGGGCCGGAATTCCTGCTGCGCCAAAACCTGTACAACTCATCCAAGCTCATGGTCACGCCCGCCCAGGGCTACTCCAACTCCCAGGCCATGGAGGCGCTGGAAAAAACCTTTGAAGCCAGCATGCCTTCCGACATGGGCTACAGCTATGCGGACATGAGCTACCAGGAACAAAAAATCCAGAACGGTATCGGCATCGTGCAGATTTTCCTGCTCTCCTCCGTCTTTGTCTTCCTGATTCTGGCGGCCCTGTATGAACGGTGGTCCCTGCCCCTCAGCATCTTCATGACGGTGCCCATCGCTGCCCTCGGCGCGTTCCTGGGCCTGTACTGGTTCGGTTATGAATTGAACCTGTACGCGCAAATCGGCCTGGTGATGCTCATCGGCCTGGCGGCCAAGAATGCCATTCTGATTGTGGAATTCGCCGTCATTGAAATGGAACGCGGCAAAACGCTGATGGAAGCGACGCTTTCCGCCGCAAGAATCCGCCTGCGCCCCATCCTGATGACATCCTTCGCTTTCATTCTGGGCTGCGTTCCGCTGGCGCTGGCCTCCGGTTCCGGCGCTTATTCCCGCAATATCATCGGAATCGTGGTCATTGCCGGGATGACGATGGCGACGGTCGTGGGCATTTTCCTGATTCCGTGCTCCTTCTACTTCATCATGAAGCTCTTCCGCGTACGCATCGCCCGGAAGACGGTGGAAACGGAAGACCCGGACGAAATCATCGCCCGCAAACACCTGTTCCACGAAGCCCATGAATCATTAAAAGGGTAA